In a genomic window of Pontibacter liquoris:
- a CDS encoding thymidine phosphorylase family protein: MAEQHSNILLLRKLGIDTHTENMIFVRADSQVCRSEGFTASTRVTIHFGTRSIVATLIVITSRLLSEGEASLSENAFESLQVQEGDRVTVEHLRPIVSFRDVRAKMFDKKFNAQALQGIIADITNGYYSHIEIAAFVTACSGDNLALDEVIYLTKAMIDSGSRLSWHKPMIIDKHCVGGLPGNRTTPIIVPIIAAAGLTIPKTSSRAITSPAGTADVVETMTPVNLTLAQIRHVIRKEGGCMVWGGAVKLSPADDLIIYVEKALDVDSAGQMIASVLSKKAAAGSTHTIIDIPVGDTAKVRSKEEAFLLEYYFRAVGLSIGLEVEVLITDGSQPVGRGIGPVLEAKDVLSVLRNEPEAPADLKERSLKLAGLMLETAGVTDKGKGLAHARQLLVSGAALDKFYKICEAQGGFHEPVTAALSHDVLAGEQGTITRIDNRKLAKVAKLAGAPKSPGAGLHFKAPLGTRVQKGQPLFTIYSESEGELAYALNYLHNTNHVLKIDPKR, from the coding sequence GTATTGATACGCACACGGAAAACATGATCTTTGTGCGGGCCGATTCGCAGGTGTGCCGTTCGGAGGGCTTTACCGCCAGCACCCGCGTGACGATTCATTTCGGGACACGGAGCATTGTCGCTACCCTGATCGTGATCACCTCCAGACTGCTTTCAGAAGGCGAAGCTTCTCTCTCGGAGAATGCATTTGAAAGCCTGCAAGTGCAGGAGGGGGATCGGGTAACAGTGGAGCACCTGCGGCCAATCGTATCCTTCCGCGACGTACGTGCCAAAATGTTCGATAAAAAATTTAACGCGCAGGCGCTGCAAGGCATCATCGCTGATATCACCAACGGGTATTATTCCCATATTGAGATTGCAGCGTTTGTTACGGCCTGCTCCGGCGACAACCTGGCCCTGGATGAGGTGATCTACCTTACCAAAGCCATGATCGACTCCGGATCACGCCTGAGTTGGCACAAACCCATGATCATAGACAAACACTGTGTGGGCGGTTTGCCAGGTAACCGTACCACGCCCATTATTGTCCCGATTATAGCCGCTGCCGGGCTCACCATCCCCAAGACCTCCTCCAGGGCCATTACTTCGCCCGCAGGGACAGCCGATGTGGTTGAAACGATGACGCCCGTTAACCTGACGCTGGCACAGATCAGGCACGTGATCCGAAAAGAAGGCGGGTGCATGGTTTGGGGAGGCGCCGTAAAGTTAAGCCCGGCCGATGATCTTATTATTTATGTAGAGAAAGCGCTGGATGTGGACAGTGCCGGCCAGATGATCGCCTCGGTATTATCGAAAAAAGCGGCAGCAGGTTCTACACATACCATCATTGACATTCCGGTAGGAGACACCGCAAAAGTGCGCTCCAAAGAAGAAGCTTTTCTGTTGGAGTATTACTTCCGGGCCGTGGGTCTTTCCATTGGCCTGGAGGTGGAGGTGCTGATTACGGATGGTTCTCAACCAGTAGGGCGGGGCATAGGCCCGGTGTTGGAAGCCAAAGATGTGCTGTCTGTCCTGCGCAACGAACCTGAAGCGCCCGCCGACCTAAAAGAACGATCTTTGAAACTGGCCGGTTTGATGCTGGAAACAGCTGGCGTAACGGATAAAGGCAAGGGATTAGCCCATGCCCGGCAACTGCTGGTGAGCGGGGCCGCTTTAGACAAGTTTTATAAGATATGCGAGGCGCAGGGCGGATTTCACGAACCGGTTACTGCTGCTCTTAGCCATGATGTGCTGGCCGGCGAGCAGGGCACTATAACACGGATCGATAACCGAAAGTTGGCGAAGGTTGCCAAACTAGCCGGTGCCCCTAAATCACCGGGAGCAGGGCTTCACTTTAAAGCGCCTTTAGGTACCCGGGTGCAGAAGGGGCAGCCGCTTTTTACTATCTATTCCGAATCGGAGGGCGAGCTTGCCTATGCGCTGAATTACCTGCATAATACCAACCACGTGCTGAAAATTGATCCTAAAAGATGA